One genomic region from Gossypium hirsutum isolate 1008001.06 chromosome D13, Gossypium_hirsutum_v2.1, whole genome shotgun sequence encodes:
- the LOC107937316 gene encoding protein VAPYRIN: MDRLISLEPSNLVAVRIELGQKCFGELTLRNVMFTMPVAFRLQPVNKGRYTVKPQSGIIVPLGTLTVEIIYHLPPGSFLPDSFPFTDDSFLLHSVVVPGAAMKDSTSSYDAVPNEWFTTRKKQVFIDSGVKIMFVGSPVLVQLVMDGSMDEIREVLERSDPSKRPVDSVDSHGQSLLHVAIAQSRPDIVQLLLEFEPDIEFQSRYGSTPLEAASGCGEELIVELLLAHKASPDRSKHSSRGPIHLATSGGYFEVLRLLLLKGANVDALTKDGNTALHLAVENRRRDCTRLLLANGADPSVRNTRDGDTALHVAAGLGDEQMVKLLLQKGVNKDIRNKTGKTAYDVAAEHGHMRLFDALKLGDNLCLAASKGEVRAIQKLVENGAAINGRDQHGWTALHRASFKGRTDAVKILIDKGIDIDSRDEDGYTALHCAVESGHAEVVELLVKKGADVESRTNKGVKPLQIANSLHYVGISRILIHGGATTTGGMPRVSAMPDSVLFGNDKIGKKIETKKAPMKRRPAKARAVRGSFDRSLPLAVI, encoded by the coding sequence atgGATAGGCTTATTAGTTTGGAACCTTCAAACCTCGTTGCAGTTCGTATTGAGTTAGGCCAGAAATGTTTCGGCGAGCTTACTTTACGTAATGTTATGTTCACCATGCCGGTGGCTTTCCGCTTGCAGCCGGTGAACAAGGGCCGGTATACTGTCAAGCCTCAGTCGGGTATCATAGTACCGCTTGGGACGTTAACGGTGGAGATTATTTATCATCTTCCTCCTGGTTCGTTTCTCCCGGACTCGTTCCCTTTCACCGACGATTCTTTCCTCCTCCATAGTGTGGTGGTTCCCGGTGCGGCGATGAAAGACTCGACGTCGAGTTATGATGCGGTTCCCAATGAGTGGTTCACCACGAGGAAGAAGCAAGTGTTCATCGACAGTGGTGTGAAGATCATGTTTGTTGGCTCACCAGTTTTGGTTCAGCTTGTGATGGATGGTTCCATGGATGAAATTCGTGAAGTTCTTGAGCGTAGTGACCCATCAAAGAGGCCAGTTGACTCAGTTGATTCCCATGGTCAAAGCTTGCTTCATGTCGCCATTGCTCAAAGTAGACCAGATATTGTCCAATTATTGCTTGAATTCGAACCTGATATCGAGTTTCAAAGCCGGTATGGTTCGACCCCACTTGAAGCTGCTTCGGGGTGCGGTGAAGAGCTGATCGTCGAGCTTCTTTTGGCTCATAAGGCTAGCCCAGATCGATCCAAGCACTCGAGTCGGGGTCCAATTCATTTAGCCACCAGCGGTGGCTATTTTGAGGTACTCAGGCTTCTTTTGCTTAAAGGGGCTAACGTTGATGCACTCACAAAAGATGGCAACACTGCCTTACACCTTGCTGTTGAGAATAGAAGAAGAGATTGCACACGTTTGTTATTAGCTAACGGTGCCGACCCTAGTGTTCGAAACACCCGAGACGGTGATACAGCGTTACACGTCGCGGCCGGATTGGGAGACGAGCAGATGGTGAAGTTGTTACTTCAAAAGGGAGTGAACAAAGATATTCGGAACAAGACAGGGAAAACTGCGTACGATGTTGCTGCGGAACATGGTCATATGAGACTGTTTGATGCACTTAAGCTTGGTGACAACTTGTGTTTAGCTGCTAGTAAAGGTGAAGTGAGGGCCATCCAGAAGCTGGTCGAAAACGGGGCAGCGATCAACGGGAGAGATCAACATGGATGGACCGCATTACATCGAGCATCGTTTAAAGGACGAACGGATGCCGTTAAGATATTGATCGATAAAGGGATCGATATCGATTCAAGAGACGAAGACGGGTACACGGCTTTGCATTGTGCTGTGGAATCAGGCCATGCTGAAGTAGTTGAATTGTTGGTAAAAAAAGGCGCAGATGTGGAATCAAGGACTAACAAAGGTGTTAAACCCTTGCAAATTGCGAATTCATTACATTATGTAGGCATCAGCAGGATATTGATCCATGGCGGTGCAACAACAACCGGTGGCATGCCACGAGTCAGCGCTATGCCGGATTCAGTTCTGTTCGGAAACGATAAAATCGGGAAAAAAATCGAGACTAAGAAAGCACCAATGAAACGGAGACCGGCAAAGGCAAGAGCTGTCCGCGGTAGCTTCGATAGATCGCTGCCATTGGCAGTCATATAG